In one window of Acidobacteriota bacterium DNA:
- a CDS encoding antitermination protein NusG, translating into MMQAPQRFCNRITIDSQEGYKEGLEMAWNLYDVVHLLARWLHVLAGIVWIGHLYFFNFVNVPLQAALDDAGKKALGTKLMTRALWWFRWGAMITLLAGLWLFTQIYMYTPGAGFGPSGFMYEAGGGISDRALWIMVGMTLGIIMWINVWFIIWPAQKKILGGTASAEELPGLRRRAYLTSRTNTYLSAPMLFGMLAPNHYAAFDLPTFLVFTAIGLGLIWHAVKFSPKVGTSI; encoded by the coding sequence ATGATGCAGGCGCCGCAACGATTTTGCAACCGGATTACCATCGATTCGCAAGAGGGCTATAAGGAGGGGTTGGAAATGGCATGGAACCTATATGACGTGGTGCATTTGCTGGCACGCTGGCTGCATGTGCTTGCCGGCATCGTCTGGATTGGGCATCTCTATTTTTTTAATTTCGTGAACGTTCCTCTGCAAGCGGCGCTGGATGACGCCGGAAAGAAGGCTTTGGGTACTAAGCTAATGACGCGCGCACTATGGTGGTTCCGCTGGGGAGCCATGATCACTCTGCTGGCTGGACTGTGGTTGTTCACCCAGATTTACATGTACACGCCGGGAGCGGGCTTTGGTCCGAGCGGGTTCATGTATGAGGCCGGCGGCGGCATCTCCGACCGCGCGTTGTGGATCATGGTCGGCATGACCTTGGGCATCATCATGTGGATCAACGTCTGGTTCATCATCTGGCCAGCGCAGAAGAAGATACTGGGCGGCACGGCCTCCGCCGAAGAGCTACCAGGTCTGCGCCGGCGCGCCTACCTGACTTCGCGGACTAATACCTACCTCTCTGCACCGATGCTTTTCGGCATGTTGGCTCCTAACCATTACGCGGCATTTGACCTCCCAACGTTTCTGGTCTTCACTGCTATCGGCTTGGGTCTGATCTGGCACGCTGTGAAGTTCTCACCCAAGGTTGGGACTTCCATTTAA
- a CDS encoding pantetheine-phosphate adenylyltransferase, translating into MSQKLVAVYPGSFDPITNGHLDLVERGSKLFGALIVAVLRNSGKNPLFSVEERVEMLREATKHYSNVSIDSFDGLLVDYAAKKHAKVILRGLRAVSDFENEMQMALMNRKLDPNLEIVFMMPGVAYTYLSSRLVREVVQLGGDVRGLVPPLVSKRLHAKLDGDRAKSTTAPRTRKL; encoded by the coding sequence GTGTCGCAAAAATTGGTTGCTGTCTATCCGGGCAGCTTCGATCCCATCACCAATGGCCATCTCGATCTGGTCGAGCGCGGCAGCAAGCTCTTTGGCGCGCTGATCGTCGCCGTCTTGCGCAACTCCGGCAAGAACCCGCTCTTCTCCGTCGAGGAGCGTGTCGAGATGCTGCGCGAGGCGACCAAGCATTACTCCAACGTCTCGATCGATTCCTTCGACGGCCTGCTGGTGGACTACGCCGCGAAAAAGCATGCCAAGGTTATTCTGCGCGGCCTGCGCGCGGTCTCCGACTTTGAAAACGAAATGCAGATGGCGCTGATGAACCGCAAGCTCGACCCGAACCTCGAGATCGTCTTCATGATGCCCGGCGTCGCTTACACGTATTTGAGTTCGCGCCTGGTGCGCGAAGTCGTCCAACTGGGCGGCGATGTGCGCGGGCTGGTGCCTCCGCTGGTCTCCAAGCGGCTGCACGCCAAGCTCGACGGAGACCGCGCAAAATCCACTACGGCCCCCCGCACGCGGAAGCTGTAG
- a CDS encoding long-chain-fatty-acid--CoA ligase translates to MKISLTPLRFLERAARLYGNKESVVCGEESFTYAEFADRCRRLAGGVRALGVRSGECVAVLSWNCHRLLESYFGVPMAAAVLLPLNVRLAATELAAILRDSDARVLFYDVEFAALVEGFRAEAPQLEHFIPLTAPPRTTDNEERTEFPSPFPGSYDDLVEWAAPLTNDCTDVNEDAIAEMFYTSGTTGAPKGVMLSHRTLYLHALNALIAKQYTEDMAQVHTIPLYHANGWGNAHMLTAVGARHILLRKFEPAEVCRLVEREKVTALCLVPTMAILLLEYLETTGDRHDLSSLEWTELGGAAASPELIQRMEKTFGCLCYCGYGLTESGPVLSISRFGDMGRGTHESEQARRKAMTGREIIGAELRVVDEQGGAVAKDGRTMGEIVARGDGVFDGYWENPIETDAALRDGWLHTGDMAVWDEQGFVQIVDRKKEIIISGGENISSLEIERALAAHPDVLECAVIAIPDAKWGEVPKALVVLRKNATTTVEHLNSFLGGKLAQFKIPRQIEFISALPKGGTGKIMKKLLRQPR, encoded by the coding sequence ATGAAGATTTCGCTTACCCCGCTGAGGTTTCTGGAACGAGCGGCCCGGCTCTATGGAAATAAGGAAAGCGTGGTGTGCGGCGAGGAGAGCTTCACATACGCGGAGTTTGCGGATCGCTGCCGCCGTCTGGCTGGTGGGGTGCGCGCGCTCGGCGTGCGGTCGGGCGAGTGTGTGGCGGTGCTGAGTTGGAACTGCCATCGCCTGCTAGAGTCCTACTTTGGCGTTCCCATGGCCGCCGCCGTGCTTCTGCCCTTGAACGTTCGGCTGGCCGCTACTGAGTTGGCGGCGATCCTGCGCGACTCCGATGCGCGGGTACTGTTTTACGATGTGGAGTTCGCCGCTCTCGTCGAGGGTTTTCGTGCCGAAGCGCCTCAGTTGGAGCACTTCATTCCATTGACCGCACCGCCGAGAACTACCGACAACGAAGAACGGACCGAATTTCCATCCCCATTTCCAGGAAGCTACGACGATCTAGTGGAGTGGGCCGCGCCGCTTACGAATGACTGCACGGATGTAAATGAAGACGCCATCGCCGAGATGTTCTACACCAGCGGGACCACCGGTGCCCCCAAGGGCGTGATGCTGAGCCACCGCACGCTCTATCTGCATGCGTTAAACGCGTTGATTGCCAAGCAGTACACGGAGGACATGGCGCAAGTGCATACCATTCCCCTGTATCACGCCAACGGCTGGGGCAACGCGCACATGCTGACGGCAGTGGGCGCACGGCACATTTTGCTGAGAAAATTTGAACCAGCGGAGGTGTGCCGGTTGGTCGAGCGCGAAAAGGTAACCGCGCTATGCTTAGTGCCAACGATGGCCATCCTGCTGCTGGAATATCTGGAAACGACCGGCGACCGGCACGATCTTTCATCGCTCGAGTGGACGGAGCTAGGCGGCGCAGCGGCTTCTCCTGAGCTGATTCAGCGCATGGAGAAGACCTTCGGGTGCCTGTGTTACTGCGGTTACGGATTAACCGAGTCCGGTCCGGTGCTGAGCATCTCACGGTTCGGCGATATGGGCCGCGGAACGCACGAATCGGAACAAGCCCGCCGCAAGGCCATGACTGGGCGCGAGATCATTGGCGCAGAATTGCGCGTGGTGGACGAGCAAGGCGGGGCGGTCGCCAAGGATGGCCGGACAATGGGGGAGATCGTTGCTCGTGGCGATGGCGTGTTCGATGGTTACTGGGAGAATCCCATTGAAACGGACGCCGCGTTGCGTGATGGATGGCTGCACACGGGCGATATGGCCGTGTGGGACGAACAGGGCTTCGTTCAAATAGTCGACCGCAAGAAGGAGATCATTATCAGCGGCGGAGAGAACATCTCGTCGCTGGAGATTGAGCGCGCGCTCGCCGCGCATCCGGATGTGCTGGAGTGCGCGGTCATCGCCATTCCGGACGCGAAGTGGGGCGAGGTGCCTAAGGCGCTGGTGGTCCTAAGGAAAAATGCGACGACCACGGTGGAGCATTTGAACAGCTTTCTTGGCGGCAAGCTGGCCCAATTCAAAATTCCGCGGCAAATTGAATTCATCAGCGCGCTGCCGAAAGGCGGCACGGGGAAAATTATGAAAAAACTCCTGCGCCAGCCGCGCTAA
- a CDS encoding HAD family hydrolase — protein sequence MPAGSPAIRAVLFDADGVIQRGFSINAQPLRDSLNIPTDRLPACVADLFAAERNALTGTRSLEECVAHLPAQWGCRGTADDIIRSWTISLEADPGMVAGIRSLRALGIPCFLASNQGHSRARYMSEVVGYRNIFDREFYSCTVGLAKPGPEYFRLILR from the coding sequence ATGCCCGCTGGATCACCCGCAATTCGCGCTGTTCTGTTCGACGCCGATGGGGTGATTCAGCGGGGATTCTCCATCAACGCGCAGCCTCTGCGCGACTCCCTGAATATTCCTACCGATCGGCTGCCTGCCTGCGTCGCCGATCTATTTGCCGCTGAACGCAACGCCCTTACCGGAACACGCTCGCTCGAAGAGTGCGTAGCGCATCTGCCCGCTCAGTGGGGCTGCCGCGGAACTGCTGACGACATTATCCGTTCTTGGACTATTAGTCTAGAAGCCGACCCAGGCATGGTTGCAGGAATCCGCTCCCTGCGGGCATTGGGCATCCCTTGCTTCCTCGCTTCAAATCAAGGCCACAGCCGTGCTCGCTATATGTCAGAGGTAGTCGGCTACCGGAATATTTTCGATCGCGAGTTCTACTCCTGCACGGTTGGCCTCGCCAAACCGGGCCCCGAATACTTCCGACTCATTCTTCGCTAG
- a CDS encoding pyridoxal phosphate-dependent aminotransferase has product MANSTANMTKREIKLSDRVSRISVSSTMAVAAEAERLRAEGKDLVDFGAGEPDFPTPDNVKEAAIKAIRDNFSKYTAAPGTMELRKAIVDRHAADFGTAYTPAECIATAGGKQAIFNAISSLINPGDEVILPVPYWVTFADLINYAGGTPVMVETREESGFELTAEMVKKAITPRTKLAIINSPNNPSGAVVPLAEAERILEVCAANNVWLMTDECYCQFFYETKPYSLAGAKNAKDNIIVVGSLSKTYAMTGWRVGFALGPAPIIGAMGKLQSHSTSNPSSIAQKAAVEAVRGSQDSVPVMLAEYRRRRDFVVPKLRAIPGVVCNMPQGAFYAYPNIGKYLGAGKAAATVTELSSRLLREADVVVVPGEAFGTNAHFRLSYATSMEQLEKGLDRLAKFFAAQG; this is encoded by the coding sequence ATGGCCAACAGCACAGCCAACATGACAAAAAGAGAGATCAAACTATCCGACCGCGTCTCGCGCATCTCCGTCTCGTCAACGATGGCGGTGGCCGCCGAGGCCGAACGCCTGCGCGCGGAAGGCAAAGACCTCGTCGACTTCGGCGCGGGCGAGCCGGACTTCCCCACGCCCGACAACGTGAAGGAAGCGGCCATCAAGGCCATCCGCGACAATTTCTCGAAGTACACCGCCGCGCCCGGCACCATGGAATTGCGCAAGGCGATTGTTGATCGCCACGCCGCCGACTTCGGCACGGCCTACACGCCCGCCGAGTGCATCGCCACTGCCGGCGGCAAGCAGGCCATCTTCAACGCCATCAGCTCGCTCATTAATCCCGGCGATGAAGTGATCCTGCCCGTGCCGTACTGGGTTACTTTCGCTGATCTAATCAACTACGCCGGCGGCACGCCGGTGATGGTGGAGACGCGTGAGGAGTCCGGCTTCGAGTTGACCGCCGAGATGGTCAAGAAGGCCATCACGCCGCGCACCAAGCTGGCCATCATCAACTCGCCGAATAACCCCAGCGGCGCGGTGGTCCCTCTGGCCGAGGCCGAGCGCATTCTGGAAGTCTGTGCCGCCAACAACGTCTGGCTGATGACCGACGAATGCTACTGCCAGTTCTTCTACGAGACCAAGCCCTATTCACTCGCGGGCGCTAAGAACGCCAAGGACAACATCATCGTGGTCGGCTCGCTGTCGAAGACTTACGCCATGACCGGCTGGCGCGTGGGCTTTGCGCTGGGACCAGCGCCCATCATCGGTGCCATGGGGAAGCTCCAGAGCCACAGCACGTCGAACCCGTCTTCCATCGCGCAGAAGGCCGCCGTCGAGGCCGTGCGCGGCTCGCAGGATTCAGTGCCTGTGATGCTCGCCGAGTATCGCCGCCGCCGCGACTTCGTGGTGCCGAAGCTCCGCGCCATCCCCGGCGTGGTCTGCAACATGCCGCAAGGGGCGTTCTACGCCTACCCCAACATCGGCAAATATTTGGGTGCAGGCAAAGCCGCGGCGACTGTTACAGAGTTGTCCAGCCGCCTGCTGCGTGAGGCCGACGTGGTGGTAGTCCCCGGCGAAGCCTTCGGCACCAACGCCCACTTCCGCCTCAGCTACGCCACCTCCATGGAGCAATTGGAAAAGGGCCTCGACCGCCTGGCCAAATTCTTCGCCGCGCAGGGATAA
- a CDS encoding TerC family protein — MGWLTEPQAWIAFFTLLSLEIVLGIDNVIFLSILSGKLPVAQQAKARQLGLWLAMFMRIGLLLSISWVIRLAEPLFTLLGNQISGRDMVLIGGGLFLMAKSTHEIHQKLEGETGHSSSQVSPTFMSVLVQIVILDMVFSLDSVITAVGLVQNVSIMISAIVGAVLFMMIFAGPVGSFVDRHPTVKMLALSFLLLVGMTLMVEGFDVHVPKGYIYFSMAFSIFVEMLNLRLRRPKVAPVKLHEAYAKPEEPVR, encoded by the coding sequence ATGGGATGGTTGACGGAACCGCAGGCATGGATCGCTTTTTTCACGCTCTTGAGTCTGGAAATTGTTCTGGGGATCGACAATGTAATTTTCCTTTCCATTCTCTCGGGCAAACTTCCGGTGGCTCAGCAGGCGAAAGCGCGGCAACTGGGGCTGTGGCTAGCCATGTTCATGCGCATTGGGCTGCTGCTCTCGATCAGTTGGGTGATCCGTCTGGCCGAGCCCTTGTTCACCCTGCTAGGCAACCAAATCTCCGGTCGCGACATGGTGCTGATAGGCGGTGGTCTGTTTCTGATGGCCAAGAGCACGCACGAAATTCATCAGAAGCTGGAAGGTGAGACCGGCCACAGTTCGTCGCAAGTTTCCCCCACATTCATGAGCGTGCTGGTGCAAATTGTCATTCTCGATATGGTGTTTTCACTTGATTCAGTGATAACCGCCGTGGGACTGGTGCAGAACGTGAGCATAATGATTTCGGCTATTGTGGGAGCGGTGCTATTTATGATGATCTTCGCTGGACCGGTTGGCTCTTTTGTGGACCGTCATCCTACGGTGAAAATGCTGGCGTTGAGTTTTCTGCTGCTGGTGGGCATGACGCTGATGGTGGAAGGCTTCGACGTTCATGTGCCGAAAGGCTACATCTATTTCTCGATGGCCTTCTCGATCTTCGTGGAGATGCTGAACCTGCGCTTGCGCCGTCCCAAGGTTGCGCCGGTGAAATTGCATGAAGCCTACGCCAAGCCGGAAGAACCAGTGCGGTGA